In a single window of the Schistocerca americana isolate TAMUIC-IGC-003095 chromosome X, iqSchAmer2.1, whole genome shotgun sequence genome:
- the LOC124555718 gene encoding protein transport protein Sec61 subunit alpha, giving the protein MGIKFLEVIKPFCSILPEIAKPERKIQFREKVLWTAITLFIFLVCCQIPLFGIMSSDSADPFYWIRVILASNRGTLMELGISPIVTSGLIMQLLAGAKIIEVGDTPKDRALFNGAQKLFGMVITVGQAIVYVMTGMYGDPSEIGAGVCLLIIIQLFVAGLIVLLLDELLQKGYGLGSGISLFIATNICETIVWKAFSPTTVNTGRGTEFEGAVIALFHLLATRQDKVRALREAFYRQNLPNLMNLLATILVFAIVIYFQGFRVDLPIKSARYRGQYSSYPIKLFYTSNIPIILQSALVSNLYVISQMLAVKFTGNFFVNLLGVWADVGGGGPARAYPVGGLCYYLSPPENIMHILEDPVHALLYIIFMLGSCAFFSKTWIDVSGSSAKDVAKQLKEQQMVMRGHRDNSMIRELNRYIPTAAAFGGLCIGALSVLADFLGAIGSGTGILLAVTIIYQYFEIFVKEQSDMGSMSTLLF; this is encoded by the exons ATACCCCTGTTTGGCATAATGAGTTCAGACTCTGCAGACCCATTCTACTGGATACGTGTTATTCTAGCTTCCAATCGAGGTACTCTTATGGAACTTGGTATTTCCCCCATTGTAACTTCAGGTTTAATTATGCAGCTATTGGCTGGAGCCAAGATAATTGAAGTCGGCGACACACCAAAGGACAGAGCTTTATTCAATGGAGCACAgaaat tgTTCGGCATGGTCATAACTGTTGGACAGGCAATAGTGTATGTTATGACTGGCATGTATGGTGATCCTTCAGAGATTGGTGCTGGCGTTTGCCTTTTGATCATAATTCAGCTTTTTGTTGCTGGTCTTATTGTTCTTCTGCTTGATGAGCTTCTGCAGAAAGGCTATGGACTTGGATCTggaatttcactgttcattgcaaCAAACATATGTGAAACAATTGTGTGGAAGGCATTCAGTCCAACTACTGTGAATACAG GACGTGGTACAGAATTTGAAGGTGCAGTGATTGCCCTGTTTCACTTACTGGCAACACGTCAGGACAAAGTGAGAGCCTTGAGGGAAGCATTCTATAGGCAGAATCTGCCAAACTTGATGAATCTGCTTGCAACTATTCTTGTTTTTGCCATTGTAATTTACTTCCAG GGCTTCAGGGTGGATCTGCCAATAAAATCTGCTCGCTATAGAGGCCAGTACAGCAGCTACCCAATAaagctgttttatacatcaaacaTTCCTATTATCTTGCAATCAGCTCTTGTTTCGAATCTCTATGTCATATCTCAG ATGTTGGCTGTAAAGTTCACTGGGAACTTCTTTGTGAACCTTCTTGGTGTTTGGGCTGATGTCGGCGGTGGTGGCCCAGCTCGTGCATATCCAGTTGGTGGCCTCTGCTATTACTTATCACCACCAGAAAACATAATGCATATCCTGGAAGATCCTGTACATGcactgctgtacattattttcatGCTTGGATCATGTGCATTCTTTTCGAAGACGTGGATTGATGTGTCTGGCTCATCAGCAAAAGAT GTGGCAAAGCAACTTAAAGAGCAACAAATGGTAATGCGTGGACATCGTGACAACTCCATGATTAGAGAGTTGAACCGTTACATACCAACTGCTGCAGCCTTCGGTGGTCTGTGCATAGGAGCACTTTCTGTTCTAGCTGACTTCTTGGGTGCTATTGGTTCTGGTACTGGTATCCTCCTTGCTGTAACAATCATATACCAGTATTTTGAAATATTTGTGAAAGAACAGAGTGACATGGGCAGCATGAGTACACTATTATTCTAA